The window AAGCGTCCTTAGAGGAAGGCGTAAAGCGCTCATACTCGCTACTTTTTATCACTCTAATGATATGGGTTGGCGCAAGGCGAGCCACCCCTATAACTGGTAAGCTTGCAGCGATTCTAATTTTTAAGGTGTCATCTGCTTTAAGATACCTACCCTCAAAGCCACCAAAACCAGCTTTTAGATTGGTGCTAGCCGATTGCAATACAGGTTCGATATCAAAGCCGCCATGCACACATAAATAGGTATACATGCCTTGTAGTGGACGTAGAAGTTTTAGGGTTTGCCCTGCTTGCGCATTGATACGCCAATAGCAGGGAATGCGTTTATCGTCTAAATACGCCTCGTATAGCGCACCCGTTAAGCAAAAACTGACATCTTCTTCAAACTTTATGGTCAAATCACCTAAAGCAACTTCAATAGCAGGCTCGTTAAGATCATTTTTCATCAATGCATTACCTGCTTGTAGAGCCCAGCTATCCATCACCCCATTTTTACCCACGCCCATGCTTCGGTAGCCAAATCGTCCTGAGTCTTGGATGCTAGCAAGGGCATTCGCGGTTAAAATTTTCATTGATATCCCCATTTATTCGTACTTCTATTTATTAGCATTGCTATTTATTCGCACTTCTTATTGTTATGACCCTTGTTTATAGATATTTTATTCATGAATATCAATAGCGGTAAACTTCAAGGTATCACCTGCGTTGAGCAAAGTAGGAGACGCTTTGGTTAAATCAAATAAAGAGGTATCGGTTTTTCCTAATAGCTGCCAACCCCCTGGAGATTCAAAGGGATAGATACCCGTTTGTTCACCGCCAATGCCGACTGAGCCTGCGGGCACTTGAGTTCTGGGTGTAGCATGTCTTGGAAAATACAAGGATTCAGATAAGCCGCCAAGATAAGGAAACCCAGGCTGAAAACCAATAAAATAAACGGTATAAATAGCCTCGGTATGTAAATCGACAACGGCTTCAACGGAGAGACCTAATTCACTCGCCATAGCTTTTAAATCAGGACCATATTGGCCACCATAATGCACTGGAATTTCAACGTACTTACCGTCTATTATTTTTGAAGGAATATCATCAAGCAGAGCTGATAGCCTATCTTTAAAGTCTTTAAGCTCACTCCATGTTAACGACGCTATGAATACACTTAGCGTATTCATACCAATGACCACTTCTATGACTTCTGGTATCTGTTGTATGCTATCTGCTAAAGCCCAACATTTTTGCTGTTTGTCTAAAGTCATAGGTTTAGGAAAAAACAAAGCCAGATTGGTCTCACTGCATATTTGCCATTGTAG of the Psychrobacter sp. LV10R520-6 genome contains:
- a CDS encoding biotin-dependent carboxyltransferase family protein — encoded protein: MKILTANALASIQDSGRFGYRSMGVGKNGVMDSWALQAGNALMKNDLNEPAIEVALGDLTIKFEEDVSFCLTGALYEAYLDDKRIPCYWRINAQAGQTLKLLRPLQGMYTYLCVHGGFDIEPVLQSASTNLKAGFGGFEGRYLKADDTLKIRIAASLPVIGVARLAPTHIIRVIKSSEYERFTPSSKDAFESEQWKLQSSSNRMGYRLAGTSPLELIEPTQMSSHGVDIGMIQVPPQGQPIVLMADAQTTGGYPKIATVINADIGLMAQIRFGKICQFVVVDLEQALYEQQKRQHYIDQIKEYAHEN
- the pxpB gene encoding 5-oxoprolinase subunit PxpB, whose product is MKTKIMERALMELQWQICSETNLALFFPKPMTLDKQQKCWALADSIQQIPEVIEVVIGMNTLSVFIASLTWSELKDFKDRLSALLDDIPSKIIDGKYVEIPVHYGGQYGPDLKAMASELGLSVEAVVDLHTEAIYTVYFIGFQPGFPYLGGLSESLYFPRHATPRTQVPAGSVGIGGEQTGIYPFESPGGWQLLGKTDTSLFDLTKASPTLLNAGDTLKFTAIDIHE